Genomic segment of Paenibacillus sp. FSL R5-0912:
TTTTTATCCTGTCGATTATTGCTTCAATTGTAGTGATGTCTGTGTTGTTGTATTTTGTCTCGGGCAGTATTCTGAAGCAGATTCCTATCCTGACGGCTGCCTTCCGGAAGGCGATGTCCGGCGACCTGTCGGTAAGAGCGAAGGTTACCGCCAAAGGGGAAATCGGCGTACTGGCAGAGGGCTTCAACGATATGATCTCCTCACAGCAGTCGCTGATTCAGGAAATCATGCGCAGCTCGCAGAGCATCTCTGGCGCTGTGGAGAATACGGAGAAGAATGTATTCGTACTCGACGGCAGCATCACCGATGTGTCGGGGATTACCGAAGAGCTGTCAGCGGGCATGCAGCAGACGGCGGCTTCGATGGAAGAAATGAACGCCAGCACGATTGAATTCGAGCATGCCATTAACGGTATCGCCCGCAAAGCCCAAGAGGGTGCGGAAGCGGCCAGGGAAATCAATGTGCGGGCAGATAAGCTGAAAGAGGGAGCCGCCCAGTCGCGCAGGCAGGCGGATCATATCTACGGAGAGAGTGAAGAGAAGCTGCGCATGGCGATTGAGCAGTCGAAGTCGATCTCACAGATAGACGCGCTCACGGGAGCAATTCTGGAAATTGCCGCCCAGACCAATCTGCTGTCGCTGAATGCTTCCATCGAGGCCGCTAGGGCCGGGGATGCGGGCAGAGGCTTCGCCGTTGTGGCGGAGGAGATCCGCAAGCTGGCTGATAACTCGCGGGAGACAGTGACCGAAATCCAGGGAGTGACTGAAGCGGTTGTCCAGGCGGTATCCAATCTGGTCGAGGGCGCGGAGAGCATGCTGCGCTTCATGGACCGGCAGGTGCTGAAGGATTATGATGCGATGCAGGAGACGGGTGAGCGGTACAGCGAAGATGCCAAGTATATTGATGAGCTGGTTACGGACTTCAGTGCCACCTCTGAAGAGCTGCTGGCCTCCATTCAGAGCATGCTGACCGCGATCAGCGAGACGGGCAGTGCAACGAATGAAGGCGCAGAAGGGGCCGGGGTCATCGCTGTCCAGGCCGAGCAGATCATCGGCAAGTCCGGCAGCATCGTTGCCGAGATGGAGGAGATCAAGATGAGCTCGGCGCAACTGCTGCAGACGGTCTCGCGGTTTAAGGTCTAGTTATAGTGAAGGATGGACGGTCCTGCCGGTTTGCGGCAGGGCCGTTTTGCTTGTTGCGCTCCCTTTTCACTGTTTTTAATTGTACATTATACAACTATATAAGATGAACTTAAGAATGGAGGAGTGGAGTAGCAGGATTCCACGGGCAGTGGATGCTGTGTTGTGTGACGAGGACAAGGGTTGAAAAAATGTCCATGGAAGAGTATGTTACAAGAAGCGAAACGATAAGAAAGAGACAGTGAGGCGAGGAAAAGATGAGAGAAGGCGAAAACCGGATCGTAGGAATGGAAGATATTGTACGCGCACATCATGTGCTGCGGGAGGTTATCGTCCGTACGCCGCTGCAGCTGGATGCGGTACTGTCAGCTAAATACGGCTGTAATGTGTATTTGAAACGTGAAGATTTGCAGATTGTACGCTCCTTCAAGATCCGCGGGGCCTACAATATGATCCGCAGTCTGTCCGACGAGGACAGAGCCAAGGGGATTGTCTGTGCAAGCGCGGGGAACCACGCCCAGGGTGTGGCGTATTCCTGTAAGGCACTGGGAATCAAAGGGAAGATCTTTATGCCGAGCACTACACCTAATCAGAAGATTAAGCAGGTCCGGCGTTTTGGCGGCGAATTCGTGGAAGTGATTCTGAAGGGGGATACCTTCGACGATGCTTACGATGAAGCGCTGCAGGCTTGTATAGACTATAGCATGACGCTGATTCACCCGTTTGATGAGCCGCGCATTATCGCTGGCAATGGTACGATTGCGATGGAGATTATGGAGAGCCTGGACAAGCCGGCTGACTTTGTCTTTGTTACGATTGGCGGAGGCGGCCTGGCGGCAGGTGTAGCCACCTATGTGAAGACCGTGAGCCCGGCGACCAAGGTGATCGGTGTGGAGCCTACCGGAGCAGCTTCCATGAGCGAGGCGATGGAGTGCGGTGAGGTGATCACCCTGAAGGAAATCAATAAGTTTGTGGACGGTGCGGCAGTGAAACGTGTCGGTGGCTTGACCTTCGACATCTGCTCGAAACTCCTGGATGATGTAGTCAAAGTGCCGGAAGGCAAGGCTTGTACAACCATTCTGGAGCTGTATAACGAGAATGCGATTGTTGTGGAGCCAGCAGGCTCGCTTCCGATTGCTGCGCTGGACATGTACCGGGATCAGATCCGCGGCAAAAGCGTGGTCT
This window contains:
- a CDS encoding methyl-accepting chemotaxis protein, which produces MALRKSKKDKALLTSFLSNMGIRAKLFLSVIISVVAIFVIVSVVIYSNAKQIIVNDLNNSLTYEKGEISVKVNELLQPASDSVELLNANAYIRDYIASVDYPETAKTTSGYSELIRTLNLVKSNNKNLLNVYIGLDAANKVITQDEFEPPADFVLKERGWYANTAKNKRVTVTDPYIDAGSGKMVVSVSAPILDDTGKLIGVAGADISTEQITQALSAFNYNGSGYAVLIDKTGTFIYHPDTDNILLKKMSDLGEDWKAVGDKMVQWGSNVMKTDIDGETSYVSYSPAVENQWSVALIVPEKHAERELQKFQLIFILSIIASIVVMSVLLYFVSGSILKQIPILTAAFRKAMSGDLSVRAKVTAKGEIGVLAEGFNDMISSQQSLIQEIMRSSQSISGAVENTEKNVFVLDGSITDVSGITEELSAGMQQTAASMEEMNASTIEFEHAINGIARKAQEGAEAAREINVRADKLKEGAAQSRRQADHIYGESEEKLRMAIEQSKSISQIDALTGAILEIAAQTNLLSLNASIEAARAGDAGRGFAVVAEEIRKLADNSRETVTEIQGVTEAVVQAVSNLVEGAESMLRFMDRQVLKDYDAMQETGERYSEDAKYIDELVTDFSATSEELLASIQSMLTAISETGSATNEGAEGAGVIAVQAEQIIGKSGSIVAEMEEIKMSSAQLLQTVSRFKV
- the ilvA gene encoding threonine ammonia-lyase IlvA, which produces MREGENRIVGMEDIVRAHHVLREVIVRTPLQLDAVLSAKYGCNVYLKREDLQIVRSFKIRGAYNMIRSLSDEDRAKGIVCASAGNHAQGVAYSCKALGIKGKIFMPSTTPNQKIKQVRRFGGEFVEVILKGDTFDDAYDEALQACIDYSMTLIHPFDEPRIIAGNGTIAMEIMESLDKPADFVFVTIGGGGLAAGVATYVKTVSPATKVIGVEPTGAASMSEAMECGEVITLKEINKFVDGAAVKRVGGLTFDICSKLLDDVVKVPEGKACTTILELYNENAIVVEPAGSLPIAALDMYRDQIRGKSVVCIVSGGNNDIDRMQEIKERSLIYEGLKHYFMVNFPQRAGALREFLTEVVGPDDDITRFEYTKKNEKENGPALVGIELMSTDAYAPLIERMKQKGVDYVEINKDVNLFSMLI